The Bombus huntii isolate Logan2020A chromosome 1, iyBomHunt1.1, whole genome shotgun sequence genome contains a region encoding:
- the LOC126867534 gene encoding lanC-like protein 2 isoform X3 — protein sequence MDNRHYDNPFDDYPNVLSANVVNATTNEINEDYKETIKIYIKRLIDRLKEKENHWTYNDDYSIYTGSAGIAYMFYKYGKCFNEPAYIDEAMELLRICIDKFRGKREITFLTGIVGPLALGAVVFHSKGYSDVAQNMISKVKSLQSVVLNESSDLPDELLYGRAGYLFSLLFLNSNISPAPIENDLIKQVIALIIKSGNLYSASRKYKTPLMYVWHGSEYIGGAHGLGGILYILLQAQQYLTQTQLQKDIKPALDFLQNIRYPSGNFPSSIGSHTDKLIHWCHGAPGMTMLFCLAYEIYKDKNYLTTAVQCGEVIWSRGLLKKGYGICHGVAGNAYTFLSLFQQTKDIKYLYRACKFAEWCMDYGTHQSRSPDRPFSLFEGLAGTIYFLIDLQHPLSAKFPAYST from the exons ATGGATAATCGACATTATGATAATCCATTTGATGATTATCCTAATGTACTTTCAGCAAATGTTGTGAACGCAACTACTAATGAG ATCAATGAAGACTAtaaagaaacaataaaaatatatataaaaagattaaTAGATCgattgaaagaaaaggaaaaccaTTGGACTTATAACGATGATTATTCCATATATACTGGATCAGCAGGGATTGCGTACATGTTTTACAAATATGGAAAGTGCTTTAATGAACCAGCTTACATTGAT GAAGCAATGGAATTATTAAGGATATGTATAGACAAATTCAGGGGTAAAAgagaaattacatttttgaCTGGTATTGTAGGTCCACTAGCCTTAGGTGCAGTTGTTTTTCATTCCAAAGGCTATTCTGATGTAGCACAAAATATGATTTCAAA AGTAAAATCACTGCAATCAGTTGTTTTAAATGAAAGTAGTGATTTGCCTGATGAGTTACTTTATGGAAGAGCTGGTTATCTGTTTTCCCTCCTCTTCttaaattcaaatatatcTCCTGCTCCCATAGAAAATGATCTTATTAAACAG GTCATAGCACTCATAATTAAATCTGGAAATCTGTATTCTGCTTCAAGAAAGTACAAAACACCTTTAATGTATGTTTGGCATGGGTCAGAGTATATTGGTGGTGCACATGGACTGGGTGGAATACTTTATATACTATTACAG GCACAGCAGTATTTGACACAAACTCAATTACAAAAGGATATAAAGCCTGCATTAGACTTCCTTCAGAATATACGATATCCTTCTGGAAACTTTCCATCCTCTATTGGAAGTCACACTGATAAATTGATCCATTGGTGCCATGGAGCACCTGGAATGACTATGTTATTTTGTTTAGCTTATGAG atatacaaagataaaaattatttaacaacTGCTGTACAATGTGGAGAAGTGATTTGGTCAAGAGGATTACTTAAAAAAGGATATGGAATATGTCATGGTGTAGCTGGAAATGCATACACGTTTTTAAGTCTTTTCCAGCAAACAAAG gatataaaatatctttacaGAGCTTGCAAGTTTGCAGAGTGGTGCATGGATTATGGAACACATCAAAGCAGGTCACCTGACAGACCATTTTCATTATTTGAAg gTCTTGCTGGTACAATCTATTTCTTGATTGATCTTCAACATCCACTTTCAGCAAAATTCCCAGCATACTCCACTTAA
- the LOC126867534 gene encoding glutathione S-transferase LANCL1 isoform X2, producing the protein MDKTYIAGVTYKISREKSLGTTYINIINRFKHLICAKMDNRHYDNPFDDYPNVLSANVVNATTNEINEDYKETIKIYIKRLIDRLKEKENHWTYNDDYSIYTGSAGIAYMFYKYGKCFNEPAYIDEAMELLRICIDKFRGKREITFLTGIVGPLALGAVVFHSKGYSDVAQNMISKVKSLQSVVLNESSDLPDELLYGRAGYLFSLLFLNSNISPAPIENDLIKQVIALIIKSGNLYSASRKYKTPLMYVWHGSEYIGGAHGLGGILYILLQAQQYLTQTQLQKDIKPALDFLQNIRYPSGNFPSSIGSHTDKLIHWCHGAPGMTMLFCLAYEIYKDKNYLTTAVQCGEVIWSRGLLKKGYGICHGVAGNAYTFLSLFQQTKDIKYLYRACKFAEWCMDYGTHQSRSPDRPFSLFEGLAGTIYFLIDLQHPLSAKFPAYST; encoded by the exons ATGGATAAAACgtatatt GCAGGTGTCACATATAAAATAAGCAGAGAAAAATCGCTTGGCACaacatatattaatataattaatcgatttaaGCACTTAATTTGTGCCAAAATGGATAATCGACATTATGATAATCCATTTGATGATTATCCTAATGTACTTTCAGCAAATGTTGTGAACGCAACTACTAATGAG ATCAATGAAGACTAtaaagaaacaataaaaatatatataaaaagattaaTAGATCgattgaaagaaaaggaaaaccaTTGGACTTATAACGATGATTATTCCATATATACTGGATCAGCAGGGATTGCGTACATGTTTTACAAATATGGAAAGTGCTTTAATGAACCAGCTTACATTGAT GAAGCAATGGAATTATTAAGGATATGTATAGACAAATTCAGGGGTAAAAgagaaattacatttttgaCTGGTATTGTAGGTCCACTAGCCTTAGGTGCAGTTGTTTTTCATTCCAAAGGCTATTCTGATGTAGCACAAAATATGATTTCAAA AGTAAAATCACTGCAATCAGTTGTTTTAAATGAAAGTAGTGATTTGCCTGATGAGTTACTTTATGGAAGAGCTGGTTATCTGTTTTCCCTCCTCTTCttaaattcaaatatatcTCCTGCTCCCATAGAAAATGATCTTATTAAACAG GTCATAGCACTCATAATTAAATCTGGAAATCTGTATTCTGCTTCAAGAAAGTACAAAACACCTTTAATGTATGTTTGGCATGGGTCAGAGTATATTGGTGGTGCACATGGACTGGGTGGAATACTTTATATACTATTACAG GCACAGCAGTATTTGACACAAACTCAATTACAAAAGGATATAAAGCCTGCATTAGACTTCCTTCAGAATATACGATATCCTTCTGGAAACTTTCCATCCTCTATTGGAAGTCACACTGATAAATTGATCCATTGGTGCCATGGAGCACCTGGAATGACTATGTTATTTTGTTTAGCTTATGAG atatacaaagataaaaattatttaacaacTGCTGTACAATGTGGAGAAGTGATTTGGTCAAGAGGATTACTTAAAAAAGGATATGGAATATGTCATGGTGTAGCTGGAAATGCATACACGTTTTTAAGTCTTTTCCAGCAAACAAAG gatataaaatatctttacaGAGCTTGCAAGTTTGCAGAGTGGTGCATGGATTATGGAACACATCAAAGCAGGTCACCTGACAGACCATTTTCATTATTTGAAg gTCTTGCTGGTACAATCTATTTCTTGATTGATCTTCAACATCCACTTTCAGCAAAATTCCCAGCATACTCCACTTAA
- the LOC126867534 gene encoding glutathione S-transferase LANCL1 isoform X1: MYIFRMMRQILTFSAGVTYKISREKSLGTTYINIINRFKHLICAKMDNRHYDNPFDDYPNVLSANVVNATTNEINEDYKETIKIYIKRLIDRLKEKENHWTYNDDYSIYTGSAGIAYMFYKYGKCFNEPAYIDEAMELLRICIDKFRGKREITFLTGIVGPLALGAVVFHSKGYSDVAQNMISKVKSLQSVVLNESSDLPDELLYGRAGYLFSLLFLNSNISPAPIENDLIKQVIALIIKSGNLYSASRKYKTPLMYVWHGSEYIGGAHGLGGILYILLQAQQYLTQTQLQKDIKPALDFLQNIRYPSGNFPSSIGSHTDKLIHWCHGAPGMTMLFCLAYEIYKDKNYLTTAVQCGEVIWSRGLLKKGYGICHGVAGNAYTFLSLFQQTKDIKYLYRACKFAEWCMDYGTHQSRSPDRPFSLFEGLAGTIYFLIDLQHPLSAKFPAYST, from the exons atgtatatttttagaatgATGCGTCAAATACTTACGTTTTCA GCAGGTGTCACATATAAAATAAGCAGAGAAAAATCGCTTGGCACaacatatattaatataattaatcgatttaaGCACTTAATTTGTGCCAAAATGGATAATCGACATTATGATAATCCATTTGATGATTATCCTAATGTACTTTCAGCAAATGTTGTGAACGCAACTACTAATGAG ATCAATGAAGACTAtaaagaaacaataaaaatatatataaaaagattaaTAGATCgattgaaagaaaaggaaaaccaTTGGACTTATAACGATGATTATTCCATATATACTGGATCAGCAGGGATTGCGTACATGTTTTACAAATATGGAAAGTGCTTTAATGAACCAGCTTACATTGAT GAAGCAATGGAATTATTAAGGATATGTATAGACAAATTCAGGGGTAAAAgagaaattacatttttgaCTGGTATTGTAGGTCCACTAGCCTTAGGTGCAGTTGTTTTTCATTCCAAAGGCTATTCTGATGTAGCACAAAATATGATTTCAAA AGTAAAATCACTGCAATCAGTTGTTTTAAATGAAAGTAGTGATTTGCCTGATGAGTTACTTTATGGAAGAGCTGGTTATCTGTTTTCCCTCCTCTTCttaaattcaaatatatcTCCTGCTCCCATAGAAAATGATCTTATTAAACAG GTCATAGCACTCATAATTAAATCTGGAAATCTGTATTCTGCTTCAAGAAAGTACAAAACACCTTTAATGTATGTTTGGCATGGGTCAGAGTATATTGGTGGTGCACATGGACTGGGTGGAATACTTTATATACTATTACAG GCACAGCAGTATTTGACACAAACTCAATTACAAAAGGATATAAAGCCTGCATTAGACTTCCTTCAGAATATACGATATCCTTCTGGAAACTTTCCATCCTCTATTGGAAGTCACACTGATAAATTGATCCATTGGTGCCATGGAGCACCTGGAATGACTATGTTATTTTGTTTAGCTTATGAG atatacaaagataaaaattatttaacaacTGCTGTACAATGTGGAGAAGTGATTTGGTCAAGAGGATTACTTAAAAAAGGATATGGAATATGTCATGGTGTAGCTGGAAATGCATACACGTTTTTAAGTCTTTTCCAGCAAACAAAG gatataaaatatctttacaGAGCTTGCAAGTTTGCAGAGTGGTGCATGGATTATGGAACACATCAAAGCAGGTCACCTGACAGACCATTTTCATTATTTGAAg gTCTTGCTGGTACAATCTATTTCTTGATTGATCTTCAACATCCACTTTCAGCAAAATTCCCAGCATACTCCACTTAA
- the LOC126867534 gene encoding lanC-like protein 2 isoform X4 encodes MFYKYGKCFNEPAYIDEAMELLRICIDKFRGKREITFLTGIVGPLALGAVVFHSKGYSDVAQNMISKVKSLQSVVLNESSDLPDELLYGRAGYLFSLLFLNSNISPAPIENDLIKQVIALIIKSGNLYSASRKYKTPLMYVWHGSEYIGGAHGLGGILYILLQAQQYLTQTQLQKDIKPALDFLQNIRYPSGNFPSSIGSHTDKLIHWCHGAPGMTMLFCLAYEIYKDKNYLTTAVQCGEVIWSRGLLKKGYGICHGVAGNAYTFLSLFQQTKDIKYLYRACKFAEWCMDYGTHQSRSPDRPFSLFEGLAGTIYFLIDLQHPLSAKFPAYST; translated from the exons ATGTTTTACAAATATGGAAAGTGCTTTAATGAACCAGCTTACATTGAT GAAGCAATGGAATTATTAAGGATATGTATAGACAAATTCAGGGGTAAAAgagaaattacatttttgaCTGGTATTGTAGGTCCACTAGCCTTAGGTGCAGTTGTTTTTCATTCCAAAGGCTATTCTGATGTAGCACAAAATATGATTTCAAA AGTAAAATCACTGCAATCAGTTGTTTTAAATGAAAGTAGTGATTTGCCTGATGAGTTACTTTATGGAAGAGCTGGTTATCTGTTTTCCCTCCTCTTCttaaattcaaatatatcTCCTGCTCCCATAGAAAATGATCTTATTAAACAG GTCATAGCACTCATAATTAAATCTGGAAATCTGTATTCTGCTTCAAGAAAGTACAAAACACCTTTAATGTATGTTTGGCATGGGTCAGAGTATATTGGTGGTGCACATGGACTGGGTGGAATACTTTATATACTATTACAG GCACAGCAGTATTTGACACAAACTCAATTACAAAAGGATATAAAGCCTGCATTAGACTTCCTTCAGAATATACGATATCCTTCTGGAAACTTTCCATCCTCTATTGGAAGTCACACTGATAAATTGATCCATTGGTGCCATGGAGCACCTGGAATGACTATGTTATTTTGTTTAGCTTATGAG atatacaaagataaaaattatttaacaacTGCTGTACAATGTGGAGAAGTGATTTGGTCAAGAGGATTACTTAAAAAAGGATATGGAATATGTCATGGTGTAGCTGGAAATGCATACACGTTTTTAAGTCTTTTCCAGCAAACAAAG gatataaaatatctttacaGAGCTTGCAAGTTTGCAGAGTGGTGCATGGATTATGGAACACATCAAAGCAGGTCACCTGACAGACCATTTTCATTATTTGAAg gTCTTGCTGGTACAATCTATTTCTTGATTGATCTTCAACATCCACTTTCAGCAAAATTCCCAGCATACTCCACTTAA
- the LOC126867571 gene encoding very-long-chain 3-oxoacyl-CoA reductase-like translates to MLVEKIGYAAIIYWGYRLSRDVIYRIYKNFFSVSVVDLCSMGKWAVVTGCSHGIGRAYAEALARMGLNVILVSPDTENLKSIASNIEAMYNVKTKVIKLDLSEGLETYNVIEKEMFGLEIGVLINNLGMSYPHPEYFLDLPHKEKIYMSIVHCNIVVVTNMCRILLPQMVVRGKGVIVNVASMVAVLPSPLLTVFAATKAYIVKFSRDLQIEYGKQGVIVQCLLPGTVTNHTTESPRSGWLVPTPEKYVQSAIRTIGKENVTTGFLQHSILIGIIKFIYRISPSSIIVWMINIMEGNRNNALRRYVG, encoded by the coding sequence ATGTTGGTCGAGAAGATAGGTTATGCGGCGATTATATATTGGGGCTACAGACTTTCCCGTGATGTAATATACCGAATATACAAGAACTTTTTCTCAGTATCTGTAGTTGATTTATGTTCAATGGGTAAGTGGGCAGTAGTCACAGGATGTTCTCATGGAATTGGAAGAGCGTACGCGGAGGCATTAGCGAGGATGGGTTTGAACGTGATCCTGGTCAGTCCTGATACGGAGAATTTAAAATCTATCGCGAGTAATATCGAGGCGATGTACAATGTGAAGACAAAAGTAATTAAGCTGGATCTGTCGGAAGGTCTGGAGACGTACAACGtgatagaaaaagaaatgttcGGCTTGGAGATCGGCGTGTTGATAAATAATCTCGGCATGTCATATCCGCATCCGGAATATTTCCTGGATCTTCCTCACAAAGAGAAGATCTACATGAGTATCGTTCATTGTAACATAGTCGTTGTAACGAATATGTGTCGAATCCTATTACCACAAATGGTTGTTAGAGGAAAAGGAGTCATAGTGAACGTAGCCTCAATGGTGGCTGTGTTGCCGAGTCCTTTATTGACAGTGTTCGCTGCAACAAAGGCATACATTGTCAAATTTAGCAGAGACTTACAGATAGAATATGGAAAACAAGGTGTAATCGTGCAGTGCTTGTTACCAGGCACGGTGACAAATCATACGACAGAGTCACCGCGATCAGGATGGCTAGTTCCTACACCTGAAAAATACGTTCAGAGTGCGATCAGGACTATAGGCAAAGAAAATGTAACCACCGGATTCCTGCAACATTCTATTTTGAttggaataatcaaatttatttaccgaATATCGCCGAGTTCCATCATCGTTTGGATGATCAATATTATGGAAGGAAATCGGAATAACGCGCTTCGACGATATGTCGGATGA
- the LOC126868785 gene encoding LOW QUALITY PROTEIN: uncharacterized protein LOC126868785 (The sequence of the model RefSeq protein was modified relative to this genomic sequence to represent the inferred CDS: deleted 2 bases in 1 codon; substituted 3 bases at 3 genomic stop codons), with the protein NKIIIRNVVKKLHTGKGRNDQTVTDTKLXLWKSIDILIKTVTKLVKLMEAWYAKAGHGEVARNTKSSVPXGNDAITANPFQIDRRSLTNKLDFPEIIENGMYATETLSVSCKHTFNTIVLILVEVNNMQIXKTNLVEISEKCQKRKEFFSQFTYSILACCNSSFQAKFLFWSSLTAIQLSRLCHGLTIYSSEEFGFVNMFGASVTQSFLAGNFGTLPYIHDIPYLMSFMTTLRGIPCTYNKDLQEDKKSLFSSDNVLNTNFIEC; encoded by the exons aataaaattataattagaaaTGTTGTGAAGAAATTACACACTGGAAAGGGCCGAAATGATCAGACGGTAACGGACACGAAATTATAGCTTTGGAAGTCCATAGACATACTTATAAAGACAGTGACGAAACTCGTT AAGTTGATGGAAGCATGGTACGCGAAAGCGGGACATGGAGAGGTTGCAAGAAATACGAAGTCAAGCGTGCCTTAGGGCAATGATGCAATAACGGCGAATCCCTTCCAAATTGATCGACGTTCTTTGACCAACAAACTGGATTTTCCTGAAATAATAGAGAACGGCATGTACGCGACAGAGACCTTGTCGGTGAGCTGTAAACATACTTTCAACACTATTGTTTTAATACTTGTCGAAGTGAATAACAtgcaaatataaaaaacaaatttagttgaaatatcagaaaaatgtcagaagagaaaagaatttttctccCAATTTACATATTCGATACTTGCATGTTGTAATTCTTCATTTCAAGCTAAGTTTCTCTTTTGGTCTTCATTAACAGCGATTCAATTGAGCCGCCTTTGCCATGGTTTGACCATTTATAGCAGCGAGGAATTCGGTTTCGTGAATATGTTTGGTGCCTCGGTAACACAATCa ttcCTGGCTGGAAATTTTGGCACACTACCATATATCCATGATATTCCATATTTAATGAGTTTCATGACTACT TTGAGAGGAATTCCGTGTACCTATAACAAGGATCTCCAGGAAGATAAAAAAAGTTTGTTTTCCTCGGACAATGTTTTAAATACTAACTTTATTGAGTGCTAA
- the LOC126867575 gene encoding ninjurin-A-like — protein MDEKEKENKLEVVEEVVVKDVISIDTTDKKSQAYKQSNTYAAKKTVAQGMMDVALITANANQLRYLIEYQRESPTFFLILSLIIISLLLQVAVGVSLIFKGRFDIKGQSKSRQARKINNYVVVGVFLITIINVFIAAFSISVPVPTTLPLLRNDN, from the exons ATggatgaaaaagagaaagaaaataaattggaGGTGGTGGAAGAAGTGGTAGTGAAAGATGTTATCTCCATCGACACGACGGACAAAAAGTCTCAAGCATACAAACAATCAAATACATATGCCGCGAAAAAGACTGTAGCACAAGGTATGATGGATGTTGCCCTAATCACCGCCAATGCAAATCAATTAAGATACCTGATTGAATATCAGCGAGAGAGCCCCACTTTTTTTCTGATTCTGAGTTTAATCATTATCAGTCTCCTTCTCCAG GTGGCCGTAGGCGTCAGTTTGATTTTCAAAGGTCGATTTGACATAAAAGGACAATCGAAATCACGACAGGcacgaaaaattaataattacgtgGTAGTTGGAGTTTTTCTAATAACTATCATCAACGTATTTATTGCCGCGTTTAGTATATCTGTTCCTGTTCCTACCACATTACCGCTGTTAAGAAATGATAATTAA